The following is a genomic window from Chryseobacterium ginsenosidimutans.
TTTTGCGAAAGATTTTTCACAATTTCTAAAGCTTTTGGAAATTTATCCTTAAAAAACTCTACAAAATCCGGTGGAGTTTGAATTTTACCTGTTAATTTTGTTCCTTCATCATTTTCTTCCAGAATATAGGTTTCAGTTGCCTCACCCCAATCCTGAGGAGTTTCTATTCCGTTATAAATTTCTCCAAGGTGCAAAAACTTCATTTCTTTCTGGGGAATATTTTTTTCAACACGGCTGTACATTCCGTTATTATTTGGATCAAAAAACTTAACGATAGTACCTTCCTCTAAAGTTCCCTGATAAAAAGAACCTTCCGTAAAAGCGGTCGTCCATTGCCTGTAAGTCATTTCACTCCACAGTACATCCCATACTTTTTCAGGGCTTGCGTTGATCTGAATTTCATATGATAAAGTTTCC
Proteins encoded in this region:
- a CDS encoding SRPBCC domain-containing protein; translated protein: METLSYEIQINASPEKVWDVLWSEMTYRQWTTAFTEGSFYQGTLEEGTIVKFFDPNNNGMYSRVEKNIPQKEMKFLHLGEIYNGIETPQDWGEATETYILEENDEGTKLTGKIQTPPDFVEFFKDKFPKALEIVKNLSQNQL